Genomic DNA from Salvia miltiorrhiza cultivar Shanhuang (shh) chromosome 1, IMPLAD_Smil_shh, whole genome shotgun sequence:
ttagtattttaaaataataaactttTATAAGGGGCATTTAAGGTAAAACACATTTTCAGTCATTTTTTTGGGACTTTTATACCCCTACTGAtccggatcaaattgatccgtatagatttatccaaaaaaaaaatgtttgttgAGAGGCAAACAACAATGGCTGGCAACTAGCTAGCAGAAACAGCAAGAACCCTAAAGCTATTAGTTAAAAGGGGAAAACAGACAGCATCATTAAAGTAAAGGAAAATCAATATTGCTCTACAAGCGACTCAGCCTTgtcctttatttttctttttaattatcgtttaattcttttttttttcttttctacaacttttttttttcattttcctttCAATTTGGTCAAACtcatggttttggcatcattgGATCATCAACTAATTATTACTATACAATAGTATAAATTTCACATTATATGGTCTTCAACTCTTTGGGTGGGCCGGTGGCCACCCTTCATTATTAGTACTagtgtacttttttttttgatcaataaaaaattcattaaaaaactggggtggtactaggagtaccaaaaacatcaaacaAGTGGTGCGAACTCGTTAGAGCACCACAAGGTAAAAGAAACATTGAACTCGACAATATGGAAgattttgttccagctccaaagcctccctttgacctcattaacaagattggacacctcccaattcttgttctcaaacctactctcattcctatacttccagatcagccaaacagtcccaatccaaagagctttaaggaagttcttgtttcttttacctcttcctcctccaatgaAAGATATGAAATGATCTTCGACTTTTTGTGGTTTAGCCGTTTCCATTCCAATCCATTAGTACTAGTGTACTACTAAAGCAAATTCaaactttttattttctaaattaaaaacttAGGGTTTACGAAAATAAATCATAGATTGTCTCGATTTCTTACATGTTGGGGCAGGCGTATAAAATCTATATGGAAGCCCTAGTTTGCAAAGTTTCAAAACGAATTGCAATCCTACCCCTATTCGAAATAACTATCTTATTAGGCAAAACTCCATGTGTGACAAAAGTAATGCACAGAtcgataaaaaataatacttactccgtccataaaaaaaaaatctagggGGAGACGACaccgattttaataaaattaattaagtgtATCTCATTTCAATCTTTTTTTCGTTCATGGGTACTCGTAGCACATTGGATAAACTCGTGTTCATATGCAATAATCAAACAGTATTTCTATTTAAATAAGATTAAAATTTGAGATTATCCTATCTGAAAGATTTGAGATTACCCCAAACTTATATAGCACGGGACTTCTTGATTTAATAATATCTTGTAAGTTGGGCTTGGGAGTAGGGAGCTTGTTGTATGTGCAAGATGAATATTGGTCTCGTAGCAATTCGGCCCACTTTAAACGGGCTACACTTTCTCTTATAGAAACGGGCTTCAATTTAGCAAGTAATCGCCCTACAAGGATTTTCATCTCGATTTCCGGTTCATTACACACAATGGCGTTTTTACCCATGTAATCTTAAAAAGGATATCCACTAAATTCTTTGTTTAGTTATTTCGATTTGGAAGTTCATGTAAACTTTATAACACATTCTCAACAATGGTTGATATCCACTAAATTCTTCAACCTTTAATAATTCTCACTCCTGAAATACATACAAACTTCACATGTGGTCTACTGTGAAACCGATTTTATGATGAAATCAGCTTCACAATTATACTATtttaacatacaaatgacactttaaaatgataaaatatcatttgtatgttgaagtagtatcATTGTGAAGCCGGTTTCACCATAAAATCGATTTCACAGGAGTTTTTTGTGAAGCTTCAAACTCCAATATCAATTTAAAGGAgggataaaaaaattgaaaatacaatAAGTAAACTTATATTCTTTTCGttcgataattttttttcttttttctggtGGTGAGGGTAAATATTCTCaaaacttttctagagctcGAAATTAGGGATAGTTTGACAATTTTCCAACAACAagaattttcttcttcttctgaatAGTGAATAATATGcgagttatttatttataaataaaataaaatggggAGAAAAAGATGACTTGTGAAACAAAACAACAGGGGGTAATACAGTAATTTGAAATACCGGATTGAAAAGGGTTTTCCCATTTCTTAAACCCTTTGGCTAGCAGTTCCTCACCAAACTAAACCCTAGTTCCAGCTCTCTTCACTTGTCATTCTGCTTGCTCGATCTTCAGAAAGGCAAATGGCAAAGCGTTTGATCCCACTTTTCAACCGTGTTTTGATCGAGAAGATCACTCCGCCGACGAAAACCACCGCCGGTATTCTCCTTCCGGAGAAAACCGCCAAGGTTAATGCCCTGCACTGCACCTCTTACTTTTACTCTGTTAAAGAAACTTATTacgtaattaattaattagattttcCTGTTTCTGGATTCTGTTTTACAACACGAAGTTAATTGTAATGTCAATGTCtttttggagatttttgtgCAAATTTTGTTTGTAggtctttttatttttttgagcattATCGGATTTTATGCTGGATTTTAGGATTTTTAGGCTATTCTTTGTTTATGTAGTTAACTTATTTTACCTTTGTTTCCCCCTTTTATGTGGTAGCGTTGCGAGATTAAATTTATGTGTTTCTTGTCAATTCATGATATAATTTGTTAGTCTAATAATTATTGGGGCTTTTGTCTATTAAATATCAAAAGTTAAATCTTTGAATGTTCTCTTCTCTTCTTGGTTTGATCAGCATTACTGATCTTTCCAATAAAGATTTGACATTAATTTGCTGATAATTTGGTTTACCTGAAATGATTCAGTTGAGCTCTGGAAAAGTTGTTGCTGTTGGTCCTGGCAGCCATGACAGGGAAGGAAAGCTTATTGCTGTGAGCGTGAAGGAGGGCGATACTGTTTTGCTGCCTGAATATGGAGGCACTGTAGTAAAGCTTGGTGAAAAAGAGTAAGTTTGATTTACTGGTTCATATGTTTCGTTCCTATCTTTTATACCTGCATCTTGTTTTTGTTTCCTTATGTAGAGTACATTGAATTACTGGGTTTTGGTACAGTTATTTTGTTTCTTGTAAAGGCTTTCTATCTGCACCTAACATGCCATCATCATCATTTGCCCTATATTATTATTGGAAAAACATAATTCTATGTTATAGGTTTTGCTAGTAATGTTCAATTTATATAAACTTTAAACCCTGCCGTTCTGGTTTGCTTGGTGGAAGTCTGCTATCTGCTTTCTCTTAAAAATTTGGGTCCAATTTTGGTTATATTCAAATGGTTTCATTTTGATTAGACTTTGATTCAATATCACCACCCATACCCCCACCCctcctttcttctttcaatCCTGCACCTGTTGCTTTCTTTGTATAGTTTGATCTGATATAAATATGCCATTTTGATGCTTGTTCTAGCCAGTTCTCTTGTAATTTCTTATATCTCTGTTGCTTCCGTTGGTTTCTTTCCGTTTTCTATTTCCAACTCCCTAAAATACAACCAAATATAACCCTTTAATTTATACCGCCTTTGTTCAAATTAACAGAATTAACTAAACCTTTCAAAGGTGCTATTACTTGTCCATTATTGCTACATTTATATGTTGAAGTCATTTTCAAACCTGGCCTTCTATGCTATGCTGTGGACTTGGATAATGATTTGTTCTTGTGACTCGTAAGTCTCAGATATTCCTTATTCATCTTGACACGGCTTATCTTAAAAATGATTGTTACTAATATATCATACATACATTGCAATCTTTATTTTCCAATTTACTGATGATTGTTCTACAATGCTTTTGACAATTGCGGTGCTAATGCCAAATTAATTCTGTGAATCATGTTGCAGGTACCATATTTACCGTGATGAGGACATCTTGGGAACATTGCACGACTAGTTTGGTGCAGTTATCTATCATGCCCTAGAAAAATATTACTCGAAACTCTGTTTAGTTATCTATCATTCTTAAACTCTACTTTTGTAGCCTAACAAGCCTTCACATTTTGGTGATATTTGGTGGAATATTTTGATGGAAATCCGACTTAGATTATTATCATTGAATTggttttcgagaattagaacaTATATTCATGAGTCCTGTCTTGCCTGCATGACCTTTTGTATCCCATCCATTTGGTTTTATTATGTATTACCTACAACGATGTCGTTTATCTATGAAATGACGTAGCTACTTTTTTAGGGAAGATTGTAATTGCAAAGGAAATTGTTAGTGGCTTCTGAATTATATATGATGACTGAAAAACATTGAGTCTGAAACCCCCAATCACACAAGTAAAAATAATGTCATTATAAAGCCTATTTTTCTTCCCTTGAAGGTTTACACAAGTCTGTTCATGGAACTCATCTTCTTCGCCTTGGTCACGCCGTTAACACGCGGCAGCGGCTTTCCCTCGACGAATGAAGTGAACAAGATGAGCGACCTCTCCGGCTGAGAGAATGGGGCTTCGTGCGAAGCTCCTCGTATTGTTGCAAACGATAGAAAGTCGCCATAGACTTGTGTCCACCCACCAACCTACAAAATTGCAGTCGAAAATCAAGATTCATTATACAAATTTAGAGATGAGTTTGAATTCCTAACCTGTCCACCTTCAAACCAAACACCGTATGCCTCGGTTGTGTTCAAACCCAATTCTTTAGCAAGCCCATCAACCAGTGTCCGAGTTCCCGTAAGTGGGAGAATAGAATCTTGGTCACcactacaacaacaacaaatgTTGCATAAGCTCCCTTGATTCAGCAGCCTAGTAGATGTTGAAGGAATGAGTGTTACCTGTAAACTAATACTCGAATGCTCGAATTGAGAAGCGCAGCCAGGAGTGGGATAGTGGGTATCTCGAGATCCTGCATGTTGTACTGCAAAACCCTGCAAGAAAGTAGATGGAGTTAGAAAGAAGAGAGGTGGTAGGGATGGATGCATGTGGTCACATTACTCGCTGCAGACGCTCCATCTGCTCGCATTGGGGAGCCGCGCGTGGAACGCCGCCTGCACGTCTTGCCTGTTTAGGTACACGATCGTCTCATCCTCCACACACACATTCACTTTAGGCTCATCTTGCTGGAAAACAATTCGAAAAATTGAGTTGAAGATAAACCCCATCAAATTAAGCAAGATGGTGGGTGAGGATCACCATTTGATTCAGGCGTTGAGACTGCAGCTCCAGAGACGACAAGCAGACGTCGAGGGTGACGTCGTACGCGTCTATGAAGCGACTCATCTCCGAGGAGACCAGCTTGATCACACGGCGGCAGACCGGCGTCAGAACTCCCGACGCCGCCTGCCTTCTGATTTCGGAGTAGTTGCATGCGAATGTGAAGTCGTAAAATGTGGCATCGGATATTAGGCCATGAGACCATAAATACTCGGCCCTCGAGTTGAAATCCGTGTTGAATTCAAGAAGAGGATTTCCTATCTGCAAATCATCAACAAATTCAAATACACTAAATGtgactttttttctttctttctttagttgaataaataatttaaaatatttgaattcaGACATTAAAATACCAACACACAAATACATGTgacttcttttcttttttattggtTGAGAAGACAAACACTTTACCATTAAACCAACACACGTACGCAACaattgtgtttgtgtgtgtgtgtgtgatttacTTACTGCGATTCCTTTGAGATTGATCTTGGCTTTGGAGTGAAGAATGAGATGTGCTAGCTGTGGAACATAATGCCCTGCAAATAACCAAAATTCTTATTTGACAGCGACGgctaaattttaataattttaatgaaattccaagaaaatattaaaatttcataCCACCATAACTCTCTCCTGATATGTAAAAATCTCTGTTGTTGAATTCTGGGAATCTCTTGAACCAGTTCTCGAGGAAAGCAAGGTTGTCTCTTGCTGCACAAACATATACTAGTAATTAATTTCCTGTTTTATTAAATGTGGAATCTATCTTATCTAGAATATCCAGTCACATTAGACATATCCTCGTACCTGTCATTTCATCGTTTACAGATTCGTAGAAAGATTTGTTTGCAGAGTAAGAGAATCCAACTCCAGCAGGTGATTCCAAGTACAACATATTAGCCACTGTAAAAGTttccaaataataataataaaacataaaaaaacagAACATTACATTTTTGAATTatcaatgaaatgaaatacAGCGAAAGCAATCAAACCTTTATTCCAGCTGTAGTCATTTTTGACCAAAATATTCCCGCTGGGTTGAAAGGGTCCGTGCTCGCTAAAAGCGCCCGCTCCTATCGACGAACATCCCGGCCCTGCCCAATATCGGGTCGGGTCAATCCAAATACTATATgttgaattaataattactagtaatatttatatttccaTACCTCCATTCAGCCACAGAACAAGAGGCTTTGAAGCAGCCTCGGTTTCTGCTTCGACGAAGTAGTAAAAATACGATCTTTGCTGCTTTTCGTCGACGGTAATGTAGCCGGAATATTGCCGGAAATTGACCGCCGGTTGGCCGGGAAAACTTGCTATTTTATCGGCTTCTTTTTCGGATTTCGCTTCTGCAGCAGATATCAGCAGCAAGCAGATTATTGTCAAGATTGATGCTGCCATCATGTGTGTGTgtaagagagagggagagggagagggagctAGTTATAGATATGTTGGTCTAATTCGAATCTACTTCTTGACCACTTAATTAAGCATTTTGAAAGTGTGAGCTAGTGTAGATCTCTAAGTCTTATCTAATCAAGGACCATTTTAATTAACCCTAAGCACTTCAAGATTATGAAATATGCTACTTTTTGTCAGGTCACAGTGgatgtatatatttttaatttgatttaattaaaacatagGTGTGCCCACAAGTTGTGAAGCTGCTTTGGACTTTCTGCAAACCAACCCTTTTTCTTGATTTCTTGAAATCTTTGTTCTGTAGCAAgtggaaataaaataattgagcGGCGTGTATGTCTTCTCATCAGACATGTGACTCTCAGAATGATTACATGTTTTGGAATTGAAATAAAATGGTATATGCTTCATTTTAGCAAGATTTAATTTCACGCAATTTTACTCGGAAACGTAGATGAAAATTCAAGAAattaggaagaaaaaaaaaacgtaatGCGTGAGGTGCGGGTCAGAATAGACGACGAAATGACACttcatatttattaaattttagtatttATTATGTTGTGCTCTCATTTTTTTAGATGTTTTGGGAGTTTATTTCTAGATCGACACATTAGCCATTTTAGGTGACATTTGCTATGTCCCACTTTTATTATTTCATGCAAACTTTTGATTTTCTTGGTGCAAAGCAAAGTGATTGCACCCggatgtaatatttcaaaagtgCTCTTTCGTTAGTAAGTGTTTATATTATTTACTTGTGTACACACGCTTGCGCGAGCGCACGTATAAATATTTATGTGTTATGGAATAACATACTAATCAAGactaattaatataattattgatTAAGAAGGTGATACGTGCCCATTAAAAGTAATTAGAAAAGTTTCAAGAATAAGGAAAAGATAAACAAGTGGGCCGACCCCACAAAAGCTGCCCACAGGCCCCACACAGTGACAAACTTAAAAAgcgaagaaaataaaaaagaggaGTTCATTATTTCTTGGCTCACAAATTGAACTCAAAACTGGGCATTAAAATAGGGTTTTCCGTAATATTTATGTGACCATTTTGATCAATACATGTTTATATCTTTTATattcaagaaaaataaatgagaaaCATCTATTGATTAATTCATTATTCCTAGGACTCGTTTATACGCAATATATGATAAAATGTGATATATTTAactgaaatattttttattaaatatcatattaatattatactataatgtttgatataatatattaaattatataaattaataattattatactaCAAGTCTACAAAATAGTAAACTATTTCTTTTAATTCTAAATTTCTAACCCTACAATCGGTCTCATCTTCAGACTGACGCCGCCGCCCACTGTCCTTTCTCAATCTCAGTAAGTTCTCTCCACGGCGCCGCCCCACCCGCTTGCCGCCAGTCGCCTTCCGCTCACCCGCTTCCTCTCGTCTCCCTCTCATCTCGTGCCTCTCACCGTGAGTCCCCTCATTTCTCAATCTCAGTATTTGAAACTCAGTTTTCataagaggaagaagaagaggagaaaAGAGGCTTAGCAGGTTGCAGTAGCAAGAAGAAGCTAGACGACGCGAACGCATTAAGCTGCACGAAAAGGTTGGGAATTTCATTGGTGCATCTGTAATCTGTACTGATAAAGGTTAGGCATTGCACAACTTGTAAAGGTTTAGAAGATCGATTTATGTGGTAATTGTTGTTTGATTATGTTTATAGCTCAAATGGCCAATTTGTAGATGCCTGGAAGATCGATTGCGCAATATGTTTGTTTTCAATTGATGTTTGGTTGGTTTTTCAAATGATATCTTTTTTTTAGGCACAGATGCTTCTTTTGTTTGTATGcatttctttttattatatgttgTTTTGTTGCTATTGGTAAATGAGATTTAATTGGTGTATTTGACTATTTGAGCATCAATATAGCTCATATTTGATCATTGGgacatttctatttttgaattttcggatcggatttgATCCGAAATTTTCAGATCGTATTAGGCAATCGGAATCCGAATTTTGGTGAAACGGGTGAGATGTATTGACATCGTTGATTACCCCGGTTCAATTCCGTGAAATAACAAACTGAAATTCTGGAATTTAatgttgtttttatttttttcgtatATGATGCTCTACTGTTGCCGAACTCGAATTTTCCCCAAAAGATGAATTCTCGGTTGCATAAACCGAATCTTCATTGTTGCTCACACTGGTAGATCGAGTTCTAAAAAGGTTTTGATTGATTGTGTAAAAGtctaaaaagcaaaaaaaaaaattggcgtAGGGCATGGATCAAGAAGCAGCAAGAAGTGCGCGGGATTCTCTGGACTTAGCGTTTCACATGTCTAACATTCTCGAAACTGGTTTGGATCGCCACACTCTTTCGATTCTGATCGCTCTTTGTGAAATGGGTATCAACCCAGAATCTTTGGCCGCCGTAGTTAAGGAGCTTCGTAGAGAATTGTCGCCTCCTTCTTCCGCCGAGACAGCAACATAACCAGGTATTGCTgaattagtttttattttattttatttttcttttgcgtGTGTGTGTATTTTAAAGGGGTATATTAGTTTTGTTATATGTCCATACTATTAAGCATAATCCGTCCCACTGTGAGGAAGGATGATTTTGAGTAAATTTTATTGCGCCTAAATTTTCTATTTGCATCTATACGTCATGAAGAAATCAAAATATTGGGACGGATTATCCAAAAATGGCTGCTTCGTCATTATATAATGTGGCCTTGCTGCTGTAATCTTAATTAGCTCTCACATCCCTGGTGTTACTTTTGCACATTTCGAACAAGTTTTTCTAGAAAACAAAATTCATAGTTTTCTAAGCGAAACTATACAACAATAGTTATATGAAGTTCTTAGATCCATTGCCGCAATCAAAATTTGTGTTCTGCCACAGACAGCCACTTCCTAGTAAGTTTCATTCGAAAATATTTAGGCGTGACACCAATAGTTCCATCTCTTAGTTGTAGTTGTAGTAGCATGCATTTGACTTTCCTTCTGTTTTTCGTCCAAATTGCAGGGTGGCCTCTCGGTGTGTATGAAGAGAGATAGATGACTTGGAAGCAAAGGTACTCTGCTGCATTTTACTTTGCAATGGTATTAAGTTTTCTGTGTAATAGTAGTAAAGAACGAAAAAACAAGGCAAATTTTTTTGCTACAGCCGTCGTGTACTATTATTTTGGATTACAAATTTAACATGTAATCAATGATATGATATAATAGTATAGATGGTTGGCAACTAAATAGGCTTCAGATAATGTATTCTAAAAATATTCTAATACtactatataaaaatttaatgcGATTTCTTAAAGATGatattatttgttattaatgCAGCATTTagggtgtgtatatatatgcaaatgttttaaaataaaagatggGAATTAGAATTTGCAGTAGAAGAAGATAGGATGAGAATCGAATGCTCCATAGTTTGTGATCATTTGCAGGATCATTCTCTAATACGAAACTTCACCGTAAGGAAAAAGGTGTCTTGCATATCTCATAGTATTGAACAAACTATTAACATGAACACAATTTTATGTGGCAAACTGTCTCACAAGCCAACAATCTCAATCAAAGCCCTATATACATCTAATGACACCAAATCATCATATGAAATCTATATCAATCAGCGCTCTATGTACATCTAATGAACACCAAATCATCATATGAAATTTAAGGCTCATACGTGCGATTGAATTCTTTCCCTGCAAGAACTTGGCGATGTGTGCTCCATCATACATGAATTAAATCGATTTCCTATAGATCAGTCGGCGGCTAGTATGTACTGAAAATGATTAAAACAACACGAGCAGTTAATCAAGTGGAACATGTTTTTTGACAGATTTAAATGTGTGAAATCTTACACATGATCAATAGACAAAGGTTTGATCGCTGTACCATGGTTCTTGCAAAAGACCATTTTTGTAACAAATTCCCAGGATCGTTACTTCACTCTTTCCATGTTAGAGCATGATCCTGCAAACGATCACAAACTTTACTTTCCAATCGACATTTTATGTAAGAATTTGCACTATCTTCAATGCACAGGCCATTAAAAATGAAGAATTCGACATGTTATTTATACCATGATTTGACAAGGAAAATAAGATGAACGCAGCATCTTGGGCGACTGGCTGGTCATTTGAGTACTTTGAAATGTATGCCTTGGTATCATCATTGGTAGACAAGACAATTATGTGATTGGCAGACTTTGCAGAGCCTAGTGCTCAAGCACATTTTTCCACATTTCAGAGAACTTGGACACCAACACGTCTGAAAATTCTGCAGCAAAAACCATAGAGGATAGGATCAAAAACAATTAAGGCCAATTGAACAAGTAAAAACTCAGATAAAAGCAAGAAAAAATAAGACAGACTCAAATAAGGTAGTTGACGAGGAAATGGGCTGTCAGATGTACATAGAAAACCAACACACTCCTTTGCAGAAAGTTGAGCCAGCATAATATAAAGATGACACCAAAAATTAGTTTTGAACCATGCAGAAATGATTGGAAGTATATTACCTTCAGTATCTTCGACGAATGAAGCATGGCTATGTAGATATAATCTATCACCTTGGTCCAGCTCTAAATTTTCAGTCTTTGCTAATGTGTCCAGCATGAAACCCACAAACCGATAGGCTACCATACTAGTAGCATCACAAGCTTCTTGCAGCTCAAGGTATCCATTAATTGACCTGCTTTGCTGATCAACAATATCTGTTTCCTCTACTTTGATGTCAGAAAATCTAGTTTTCGCTGTTGCTGGAGAGTGAGACAGAAAAGACATACTAGGTTCAGTTGTCACTTAAATGGAATCAGAGCAAAGACATACATTAATTGACAAGCTTCACATTTGATTTCATTGTGGCTTGATTTTCTGGCATGAGAGTGAGACAGAAAAGACATACTAGGTTCAGTT
This window encodes:
- the LOC131003081 gene encoding serine carboxypeptidase-like 45 codes for the protein MMAASILTIICLLLISAAEAKSEKEADKIASFPGQPAVNFRQYSGYITVDEKQQRSYFYYFVEAETEAASKPLVLWLNGGPGCSSIGAGAFSEHGPFQPSGNILVKNDYSWNKVANMLYLESPAGVGFSYSANKSFYESVNDEMTARDNLAFLENWFKRFPEFNNRDFYISGESYGGHYVPQLAHLILHSKAKINLKGIAIGNPLLEFNTDFNSRAEYLWSHGLISDATFYDFTFACNYSEIRRQAASGVLTPVCRRVIKLVSSEMSRFIDAYDVTLDVCLSSLELQSQRLNQMQDEPKVNVCVEDETIVYLNRQDVQAAFHARLPNASRWSVCSEVLQYNMQDLEIPTIPLLAALLNSSIRVLVYSGDQDSILPLTGTRTLVDGLAKELGLNTTEAYGVWFEGGQVGGWTQVYGDFLSFATIRGASHEAPFSQPERSLILFTSFVEGKPLPRVNGVTKAKKMSSMNRLV
- the LOC131003089 gene encoding 10 kDa chaperonin, mitochondrial-like, giving the protein MAKRLIPLFNRVLIEKITPPTKTTAGILLPEKTAKLSSGKVVAVGPGSHDREGKLIAVSVKEGDTVLLPEYGGTVVKLGEKEYHIYRDEDILGTLHD